The Chrysemys picta bellii isolate R12L10 chromosome 12, ASM1138683v2, whole genome shotgun sequence genome has a segment encoding these proteins:
- the LOC101950700 gene encoding CMRF35-like molecule 7 — MRIFPGWGWIVFPGCWALIGPQEASGPLGGELTVQCWYGRGYENYIKYWCRGTTWTSCLIVVTTGSEAIVKHDRVSIKDIHTFCTFIVTMKNLTEKDSGTYWCGIDKLGLDLMFSVKVNVLPAVPASPPPAPMRETTVHAASTESSFRWTAPEVAESNSTVHSSDPPAGTTDPVLHILTPCILLVLLLILLTVVLFRRMTQRRNKALEGAPGQREKNFHPYRLVPGNTPSSFVTSEPAASCKAAICTPMEETPDSAADEAAYENVIHETQASRSTEEVAPGTVKFPTSHQQTIYANMTPNTRSRTSPSRHQGKRGKKNTG; from the exons GATGTTGGGCTTTGATTGGCCCTCAGGAGGCAAGTGGTCCCCTGGGCGGAGAGCTCACTGTACAGTGTTGGTATGGCAGAGGCTACGAGAATTATATTAAATACTGGTGCAGAGGAACAACTTGGACATCCTGCCTCATAGTTGTTACGACAGGGTCAGAGGCAATTGTGAAGCACGACAGAGTCTCCATCAAAGACATTCACACTTTCTGCACGTTCATAGTGACCATGAAAAACCTCACAGAGAAAGACTCCGGGACTTACTGGTGTGGGATAGACAAACTGGGATTGGATCTCATGTTCTCTGTGAAAGTGAATGTTCTTCCAG CTGTTCCTGCCTCACCACCCCCAGCACCAATGAGAGAGACAACAGTGCATGCTGCCTCCACTGAGTCTTCTTTCAGATGGACTGCCCCTGAAGTGGCTGAATCCAACTCCACGGTTCACAGCAGCGACCCTCCTGCAGG TACAACAGACCCAGTCCTCCATATCCTGACACCATGCATCCTGCTGGTTCTGCTTTTGATTTTGCTCACTGTTGTACTGTTTAGAAGGATGACGCAGAGGAGAAACAAAG CCCTTGAGGGAGCGCCTGGACAAAGAGAAAAGAACTTCCATCCCTATCGGCTG GTACCTGGAAACACCCCGTCGTCCTTCGTTACCAGTGAACCTGCAGCCTCTTGTAAGGCAGCCATCTGCACACCCATGGAGGAGACACCGGACTCAGCAGCCGATGAGGCTGCCTATGAAAATGTCATTCATGAGACCCAG GCTTCGAGATCGACAGAAGAGGTTGCTCCTGGCACAGTGAAATTTCCAACCTCACATCAGCAGACCATCTATGCCAATATGACTCCAAACACACGCAGTAGGACATCCCCCTCTCGTCATCAAGGAAAGCGTGGGAAAAAAAATACTGGATGA
- the LOC112061745 gene encoding CMRF35-like molecule 5: MGMLQVPFTRVILLLPGYFSALAAPALTAPREVSGPPGGTVSVPCHYGKTAQGSPKYWCRGAQWNSCSKVVETERSEVKVKRGRVSITDSHSTSTFTVTTENLTLEDAGIYWCGINIKGGDDPYSLVNLTVLPAVPSPNPTARTPHATKQPDSPPPTKTESRFSPTAYIAPPRFQPIIIYFLLLGLLKVLLFLCIVCAVIWMSVRDRRSHREMVPDRQGESVQHSHSGVTRSMGMFSVFS; the protein is encoded by the exons ATGGGGATGTTGCAGGTGCCCTTCACCAGGGTGATTCTTCTCCTTCCAG GCTATTtctctgccctggctgccccggcaCTGACTGCCCCTAGGGAGGTGAGCGGGCCCCCGGGGGGCACGGTGTCCGTACCGTGTCACTACGGTAAAACAGCTCAGGGATCTCCGAAATACTGGTGCAGGGGAGCACAGTGGAACAGCTGCTCCAAAGTTGTTGAGACTGAAAGGTCAGAGGTCAAGGTGAAACGGGGCAGAGTCTCCATCACAGACAGTCACAGCACGAGCACATTCACTGTGACCACGGAGAACCTGACTCTGGAAGATGCTGGGATCTACTGGTGTGGAATAAATATAAAAGGTGGAGATGATCCTTATTCCCTTGTTAACTTGACTGTTCTCCCAG CTGTTCCTTCCCCAAACCCGACTGCAAGGACACCACATGCAACAAAGCAGCCAGATTCGCCTCCTCCAACAAAGACTGAATCAAGGTTCTCTCCTACTGCATACATCGCTCCTCCCCG ATTCCAACCCATCATCATCTATTTCCTGCTCCTGGGCTTATTGAAAGTTCTCCTCTTCCTGTGCATAGTCTGTGCTGTGATCTGGATGAGCGTACGCGACAGGAGGAGCCACAGGGAGATGGTGCCAGACAGACAAGGTGAGAGCGTCCAACATTCCCACTCCGGTGTGACACGCTCCATGGGAAtgttctcagtcttctcttga